TTTTTGCCCGCCGGTGTATCCAGTTTCAGAAGACGGTCTTGCTGCGCAAGTCCGCCTGTTATTGCCCCGATCGCATCCCGTGTGCCCATCCCACATCTCTCTTTGTTCCGGCTAATCGCGCGATTTTACGTATGACGATTGTGTGAACGCAAATGGACAAGTGTAAGAAGCTGAAAAATAACTCCTTGGCAATGCGGCATGAATATTCAGGGGGATATTCGATCGACGAAACGTTAATTCCGCTTGAGCTAGAAGCTGCTCAACGCCCGGCGAAATGAATTTGTAAGACAGGATCAGATTTGTCACAGGCCAGCGAGACAGGACTGATCGAACGACAAAACCAGGCTTCTTCTCGAAGCGTCGCCTTGAGCAGCTACTTGTACACCCGGTACGACTACCCATAGCTACAATGCAGGGCATGACCCTGACCCGTTGTCTCGCTATCGCCCTGTCTTGCATCTCCACCAGCTCTTTTGCCGCGGATTGCAACAATCCGCCCGGCGGGATTGATCTCGTAAGCGCTCAAGGAAATTTACTATGCGCAGAGAATGCACGCATCTCAGCGGACAAAGAGTTGAACGATACATACAAAGCGCTTCTCAGCAACTTAGAAGACAAACCTGAAAACGAGAATTTCTCCAGAAGCCAGATCGTCACCGCCGAACGTGCGTGGGTGGTCTTCAGAGATGCGGAATGCGACTTCAGAACAAGTTCGAACGGTGGTGCGGATCAGTGGCAAGTCGTTAATCGTTCCCAATGTATTGGTCAGTTGACTGGCGAAAGAGCAAAGACACTCCGACAGTATCTGGAGCAATCTCAAACTCAGTAACCCGCCTCGATGACTCTTGATATCTTTTCGTCGCTAAAGGAGAGCAACCAAATAGACCCTTATCGCTTCGAGA
The sequence above is a segment of the Paraburkholderia sp. D15 genome. Coding sequences within it:
- a CDS encoding lysozyme inhibitor LprI family protein; its protein translation is MTLTRCLAIALSCISTSSFAADCNNPPGGIDLVSAQGNLLCAENARISADKELNDTYKALLSNLEDKPENENFSRSQIVTAERAWVVFRDAECDFRTSSNGGADQWQVVNRSQCIGQLTGERAKTLRQYLEQSQTQ